Proteins from one Fragaria vesca subsp. vesca linkage group LG6, FraVesHawaii_1.0, whole genome shotgun sequence genomic window:
- the LOC101303926 gene encoding uncharacterized protein LOC101303926: MAASWCKDSPILNKIRGCILLVVIVVTLVIAIGFTLWFIGSYVDSKSGPQTQPLVLRLDVFSLSNFEVSNSSLSAEWDAKMTFGNQNSGLTVTIYPFESFVYYKEGEDALSCALVDAMHIPPRKQKTVQIKFDSTGCGGEQPFIEDRVLKELSEDRKSGYLNFSLKMNIDASYSMRELLGMGTQVSLNPNCTNLKIELAAAKGEGKITGGRKCSVPLPN, encoded by the coding sequence ATGGCTGCTTCATGGTGCAAAGATTCCCCAATACTCAACAAGATCCGTGGATGTATCTTGCTTGTTGTGATAGTAGTGACTCTTGTTATAGCCATCGGGTTCACCCTTTGGTTCATAGGCAGCTATGTTGATTCAAAGTCCGGTCCGCAGACACAACCTCTTGTGCTGCGTTTGGATGTATTCTCTTTATCAAATTTTGAGGTTTCCAATTCATCGTTATCTGCCGAATGGGATGCCAAAATGACATTTGGGAACCAAAACAGTGGCCTAACTGTTACCATCTATCCTTTCGAGAGTTTCGTGTACTACAAAGAAGGTGAAGACGCTTTGTCGTGTGCTTTAGTGGATGCAATGCATATTCCTCCGAGAAAACAGAAGACAGTGCAGATCAAGTTTGATTCTACAGGCTGTGGAGGGGAGCAGCCATTTATCGAGGATCGTGTGCTGAAGGAGCTAAGTGAAGACCGAAAAAGTGGTTACCTGAATTTCAGTTTGAAGATGAATATAGATGCTTCGTATAGTATGAGGGAGTTGTTGGGAATGGGAACACAAGTGAGTTTAAATCCTAATTGTACAAATTTGAAGATTGAGTTAGCGGCTGCCAAAGGTGAGGGGAAGATAACTGGGGGAAGGAAGTGTTCGGTTCCATTGCCTAATTGA
- the LOC101304211 gene encoding uncharacterized protein LOC101304211 translates to MASGAENNQPRNQEQPSGLSDQPSAVSNYPPSGGNNYPPSAMNYPQQPYPPQGYAGYGYNPYPPAAYAQDPAVAYYGTQQYANEGGNACFRCICLIMLLSLMLTIIASIIFFFVAKPDHTNFKVDNFSVSNFNVNTANKVVTGQWDAKVAVESGRARLRIDKVESNLYQKDTWLAPGSDWTSTTGYWDDFSWSNANTLMEFKFDLNNATAPAEDMQKEIKDWGGVTFNLRLSLNYVERSSGFWWHMKNGVMKITCKDLKIGLAVGTNTGTLSGDKKDCEVSS, encoded by the coding sequence ATGGCTTCTGGTGCCGAAAATAATCAGCCCAGAAACCAAGAACAACCTTCCGGCCTAAGTGACCAACCTTCTGCCGTATCCAACTACCCCCCATCAGGGGGTAACAACTACCCTCCATCCGCCATGAACTACCCTCAGCAACCCTACCCACCTCAGGGCTACGCTGGCTACGGCTATAACCCTTACCCCCCTGCGGCCTACGCCCAGGACCCAGCTGTCGCCTATTACGGTACGCAGCAATATGCAAATGAAGGAGGCAACGCCTGCTTCCGTTGCATCTGCCTCATCATGCTGCTATCACTCATGTTAACCATCATCGCAAGCATCATCTTCTTCTTCGTCGCCAAACCCGATCATACTAACTTCAAGGTAGATAACTTCAGCGTCTCCAACTTCAACGTAAACACGGCAAACAAAGTCGTCACAGGACAATGGGATGCCAAGGTGGCTGTGGAAAGCGGCAGGGCGAGACTCAGAATCGACAAGGTGGAGTCGAACCTGTACCAAAAGGACACCTGGCTAGCCCCCGGGTCAGACTGGACATCGACCACCGGGTATTGGGACGACTTCAGTTGGTCGAATGCTAATACCTTGATGGAGTTCAAGTTCGACCTCAACAATGCCACGGCGCCGGCAGAGGATATGCAAAAGGAGATTAAAGATTGGGGAGGCGTGACGTTCAATTTGAGGTTGAGTTTGAATTATGTGGAGAGGTCGTCTGGGTTTTGGTGGCATATGAAAAATGGGGTCATGAAAATTACGTGCAAAGATTTGAAGATTGGTTTAGCCGTCGGTACTAATACTGGAACGCTTTCTGGTGATAAAAAGGATTGTGAAGTTTCCAGTTGA